Below is a window of Yersinia kristensenii DNA.
TATGGCCGCTATCTGGGCACCGCTTTCCAACTTATCGACGACTTGCTGGATTACAGTTCCGATGGCACCACTTTGGGTAAAAATACCGGTGATGACCTCAATGAAGGCAAGCCGACACTCCCCTTACTGCATGCCATGCGTAATGGGACGTCAGAGCAAGCCGCAATGATTCGGCAAGCCATTGAAGAAGGAAATGGCCGCCATTTACTGGAGCCAGTATTAGTGGCTATGCAGCAGTGCGGCTCACTGGACTACACCCGTCAGCGCGCCGAGGAAGAAGCCGATAAAGCCATTGCTGCTTTGCAGATTCTCCCTGAAAGCGAATATCGACTGGCACTGGAAGGGTTGGCCCACATTGCTGTTCAACGCTCGTTTTAAGAAACCATTAGGAAACTCTGGCGTATTATGCCGGAGTTTTCTTTTTTGACACCAAAACAGTGAAAGACACATAAATACTTTGATATTAAAGAATTAAATACCCTAAATATATTATGTTTCATTTATGACAAAAGCTGTACCTGGCCCGCCATTATCCACGCTCATCTATCGTTAGTCGTTCTATTAAGCTTTTAGCGCCCTCACGAAAAATAAATGCGATAACTTGTTCACGCTCAGCCGCGGTAAAACGATAATACGCTTCAACCCATAGCACCAGAGGGTCCTGTCGCGTTGCCGTATATTGAGCTGGCTCTTCTCTTAACTGTAATGAATTCAATATAGTGACAGGTAAACTCTCAATGTGATACTCGACAGCCTTACCCTGAACACCACGGCGGCGGCGCTGTTCCCATCCCTCACGTTTAGCCATGAGGTTGACCCCTTGTGGTGATGACGGTAACCCATCAAGACCTGCCAATTCCTTAGCGGCAAACCACTCTTTTTTCATGGTGTTGCTTCCTAATATGCGTTATGACACAAAAAAGGAATATTTAGAAAACATTTAAAATCTTTCAGAAAATAAATGTTAGTATACTTCTAAATGATTACTTTCTGTTCATCGTACGATTAACAATGTACCGTTATTTATATCACTAACACGTCAGCGGCTTAGAAAAAAAAAGGATTAAAGATGATTTTAAGGAAATCTGATTGGCACCCTGCCGACATCATTGCTGCACTACGTAAGAAAGACACCACTCTGGCGGCGGTCTCTCGCAAAGCAGGTTTAAGTTCATCCACACTGGCTAATGCGCTAACACGCCCTTGGCCCAAGGGGGAATGGTTGATTGCAGAATGCCTGGACATTCATCCTTCCGAAATTTGGCCAACACGCTATTTTGATTCAAAAACCGGTGCCCTTATCGACCGAAAAGTGAGGATTCGCCAGCCTGTTGCCCAGGCATAAAAAAACCGCCAATAAACGACTTTGGCGGTTGATGGTGTCATTTCAGGGGCTACTTTAGCCCCTGCTACACAGATTTATTTGACGAACTGCTCGCCTAACTCAATATCTTTGTGCAGGACATCTAGCATACTTTCCAGCGCTTGTTGTTCAAAAGCACTCAATTTGCCGATATCTTTACGTTCTGCTACGCCGTTTTTGCCCAATAGAATTGGCTGAGCAAAGAAGCGGGCATATTTGCCATCGCCTTCAACGTAAGAACATTCCACAACATTGCTTTCGCCTTGCAGAGCGCGAACCAAAGAAAGACCAAAGCGCGCCGCAGCTTGCCCCATAGACAGGGTCGCTGACCCACCACCGGCTTTCGCTTCAACCACTTCAGTACCTGCATTCTGGATACGTTTTGTCAGATCAATAACTTCTTGTTCTGTGAAGGTGATACCTGGAATCTGTGAAAGTAATGGCAGGATGGTCACACCTGAGTGGCCACCAATAACCGGCACTTCGATATCCTGAGGTTGCTTACCTTTCAGTTCAGCCACAAAGGTATTTGAGCGAATGGCATCCAGTGTGGTAATACCGAATAATTTGTTTTTGTCGTAAACACCGGCTTTTTTCAGCACTTCTGCTGCAATAGCAACCGTGGTATTAACGGGGTTAGTAATGATACCAATTAATGCTTTCGGGCAAGTACGCGCAATTTGCTCAACCAGGTTACGCACGATACCGGCGTTAACATTGAACAAATCTGAACGGTCCATACCAGGTTTACGTGCTACACCCGCAGAGATCAGAACAATATCTGCCCCTACCAGGGCTGGAGTAGCATCTTCACCGCTGAAGCCTTTAATATTAACAGCGGTCGGGATATGGCTCAGATCAACCGCAACACCAGGGGTCACTGGGGCGATATCGTATAATGAGAGATCTGAACCTGAAGGAAGCTGGGTCTTGAGTAGAAGAGCGAGGGCCTGGCCGATACCACCAGCGGCACCGAGAACTGCAACTTTCATCCTATACTCCTTATTATATTTAATTTAAATTTGCCGTGAATTCATCTATTTACGAACCTTAATTTATTGCGATTTTAAACACAATCTATTAACAGTCAGATTGAGATATCACGCATCAAAAAGGCGCATAAGGTTTGTATATTTTAGAGTAAATCGCTTATTCATTAATGATATAGCGCACATTATTCTAAAATTCCTCGCAGTATTCATGACAGGTTAATCGGCGGTTACATTACACCCTTTTTTCACATCAAAACAACATCATTTTAATAACATTTTAGCTACTCAAACCAAATGTTAATAAAAGCTTATTTAGCATAATTGTAACAGTAAGATGATGTTAACATTCCAGCGTACCTTGATATCAGGGCTTTTATCGCCAATACTCCATAGTCATGTTGCATAAAAATTCATTTATATGCATAATAATCCTATTCACGATTGACTGTTCAGGGCATAAACAATGCGTAACCCCGCCAAACAAGAAGATCTTATCAAGGCGTTTAAAGCGTTATTGAAAGAAGAAAAATTCAGTTCTCAAGGTGAAATCGTTTTAGCCTTGCAGGAAGAAGGTTTCGAAAATATTAACCAGTCCAAAGTTTCGCGTATGTTGACCAAATTTGGTGCCGTCAGAACGCGTAATGCAAAAATGGAGATGGTTTATTGTTTACCGGCTGAATTAGGGGTTCCGACAACCAGCAGCCCACTAAAAAACTTGGTATTGGATGTCGACTATAACGATTCGGTAGTCGTGATTAATACCAGCCCAGGAGCGGCACAGTTGATCGCCCGCCTGCTGGACTCATTAGGTAAAGCGGAAGGTATTCTTGGCAGTATTGCTGGTGACGACACCATTTTCACTACGCCGGCCAGAGGTTTCACTGTCGAACAGTTACATGAAGCTATCCTCCGTTTGTTCGAACAAGAACTTTAACTCGGTATTTATCTGGTGCGGCGTGATGATGCGCCGCATTATGCTTTTGATCCCTTTCTCTCTATTCCCTTTTCATCGACCTCTTTAACCCTAACCAGGGTATCTGACTCCCTATTTCTCTCTAAGCCACAAAATAATTCTGTTTTCCTCTTATTTGCGGTCAAACCCACCATACGCTTTCGCACTTTTAGTCAAAAACACTCATTTCATTGAAATAAATACCTTTTTTAACAAACATGCTGTTTTTTAATCATTTTTTATTCCTTTTAGTTCTTAAAAAGTAATAACAACAGGTAAAGTGACGTTAAATATTATTAGCGAGCTATTAATATTCTTAGTTACTAGATGTATACTCATTTTCGTGACGTAAATCACACTTCCTTTGAAGTGATAAAAGAATAAATAGAGGCAATAAAATGAAAGTTAAAACTGCTATCGCGACCATGAGCATTCTATCTGCACTGTCATTTGGTGTTTTTGCAGCTGATTCCATCAGTGAAAGCCAAGCCACGAACTTACAGCCGATGGGAACTATTACCGTCAGTGGCTTGAATGGCGCACCTTCTGATATCCGTCAGGCGCTGTCTGAGAAAGCAGATGCCATGGGTGCTAAAGCTTACAAAGTGATTGAAGCTCGTGAAGAGAATAATTGGCATGCTACTGCCAAGATCTATCAATAATCGCTTTTACCAATAATGGTTAAGTTGGCCGCCATCGGTAATAAACACCTGAAGAATGGCGGCGAAATCACCATTAAAATTCACGTTAAATAAACAGTAAAATCAACAAGCCAAAAGCACCAAAATACATGATAAGCGTTTTTGGGTTGTTAAATCTTATCCAGGATAATCATCATGAAAATCAAAACAACTCTAACAGCTTTAAGCTTACTTTCTGTTGTCGCTTTCGGCGCATCAGCAGCACAATCAGTTGATGCAGCTCAAGCAAGCAAAATGACTGATTTGGGGGCTATTAGTGTTAGCGGCATTACTGGCGCACCTTCT
It encodes the following:
- a CDS encoding DNA-binding protein, with the translated sequence MKKEWFAAKELAGLDGLPSSPQGVNLMAKREGWEQRRRRGVQGKAVEYHIESLPVTILNSLQLREEPAQYTATRQDPLVLWVEAYYRFTAAEREQVIAFIFREGAKSLIERLTIDERG
- a CDS encoding helix-turn-helix domain-containing protein, with the translated sequence MILRKSDWHPADIIAALRKKDTTLAAVSRKAGLSSSTLANALTRPWPKGEWLIAECLDIHPSEIWPTRYFDSKTGALIDRKVRIRQPVAQA
- the mdh gene encoding malate dehydrogenase encodes the protein MKVAVLGAAGGIGQALALLLKTQLPSGSDLSLYDIAPVTPGVAVDLSHIPTAVNIKGFSGEDATPALVGADIVLISAGVARKPGMDRSDLFNVNAGIVRNLVEQIARTCPKALIGIITNPVNTTVAIAAEVLKKAGVYDKNKLFGITTLDAIRSNTFVAELKGKQPQDIEVPVIGGHSGVTILPLLSQIPGITFTEQEVIDLTKRIQNAGTEVVEAKAGGGSATLSMGQAAARFGLSLVRALQGESNVVECSYVEGDGKYARFFAQPILLGKNGVAERKDIGKLSAFEQQALESMLDVLHKDIELGEQFVK
- the argR gene encoding transcriptional regulator ArgR → MRNPAKQEDLIKAFKALLKEEKFSSQGEIVLALQEEGFENINQSKVSRMLTKFGAVRTRNAKMEMVYCLPAELGVPTTSSPLKNLVLDVDYNDSVVVINTSPGAAQLIARLLDSLGKAEGILGSIAGDDTIFTTPARGFTVEQLHEAILRLFEQEL
- the yhcN gene encoding peroxide/acid stress response protein YhcN, which gives rise to MKVKTAIATMSILSALSFGVFAADSISESQATNLQPMGTITVSGLNGAPSDIRQALSEKADAMGAKAYKVIEAREENNWHATAKIYQ
- a CDS encoding YdgH/BhsA/McbA-like domain containing protein, producing the protein MKIKTTLTALSLLSVVAFGASAAQSVDAAQASKMTDLGAISVSGITGAPSDIEQAIADKADSKGATAYKIIGINDDNGWHATAKIYK